A DNA window from Hydra vulgaris chromosome 13, alternate assembly HydraT2T_AEP contains the following coding sequences:
- the LOC136090380 gene encoding uncharacterized protein LOC136090380, with protein sequence MWKSDVESNNATQYVLPSGEKIDKDGRKVSYYQCNRSGFYKCIAKKRLVKSSGTQKIAKNCTSTLKVTQTVDGHVIVNACYSHYGHKNEIQHISLSSFQRQEIANKLKMGVTKNRILDDIRDETSCVYSRLHLTQLQNIKNLEKAFNINSIQLHANDQDSVAIWLKEWQMNGNNPVLYYKLQGELDTCYTFKESDFIIIMQTEHQKKMLQQFGKNGVCNDATHGTNAYDFLLTSILLVDELGEGQPVGWCIANSDSFRFLKFFFIKLHEHSGSFCPKWVMSDLSFQYYVAFCDVYLCAPLKFWCTWHVDKAWREELHKKVHNLEMEADIYKRIRFVLQW encoded by the exons atgtGGAAATCAGATGTTGAAAGTAATAATGCAACACAATATGTTTTACCTTCTGGTGAAAAGATTGATAAAGATGGTAGGAAAGTATCATACTATCAATGCAACAGAAGTGGATTTTATAAATGCATTGCGAAGAAAAGACTAGTTAAAAGTAGTG GTACtcaaaaaattgctaaaaattgcACGTCCACACTTAAAGTTACCCAAACCGTAGATGGACATGTTATTGTTAATGCTTGTTATTCACACTATggacataaaaatgaaattcaacATATTTCACTATCAAGTTTTCAAAGGCAAGAAATTGCTAACAAACTTAAAATGGGTGTAACCAAAAATAGAATCCTAGATGATATTAGAGATGAAACAAGTTGTGTTTATTCCAGGTTACATTTAACCCAgcttcaaaatatcaaaaacctAGAGAAAGCATTCAACATTAATTCTATACAACTTCATGCCAATGATCAAGACAGTGTTGCAATTTGGCTAAAAGAATGGCAAATGAATGGAAATAATcctgttttatattataaactacagGGTGAGTTAGATACATGTTATACATTTAAAGAATCagactttataattataatgcaaacagaacatcaaaaaaaaatgctgcaacAGTTTGGAAAAAATGGTGTTTGTAATGATGCTACGCATGGCACAAATGCATATGATTTTCTTCTCACTTCAATATTACTTGTAGATGAATTAGGTGAGGGGCAACCTGTTGGATGGTGTATAGCAAACAGTGAttcatttagatttttaaaatttttttttataaaattacatgaACATTCTGGAAGTTTTTGTCCAAAATGGGTAATGAGTGATTTGTCATTCCAATACTATGTAGCATTTTGTGATGTTTACTTATGTGCACCTCTGAAATTCTGGTGTACCTGGCATGTTGATAAAGCATGGAGAGAAGAATTGCATAAAAAAGTACACAATCTTGAAATGGAAGCAGATATATACAAGCGAATAAGATTTGTTTTACAGTGGTAA